The Comamonas sp. 26 DNA window CCATGCGCCCGAACCTGCTTTTTCTCTTTGACCTGCGCAAGGATCAGCAGGAGCCGTCCGTCATCGACGAGACGGTGCGTTCGGGCGCGCAATTTGGCGGTACCAACCTGTGGGTGCTGTTCTTCGCCATCCTGATCGCGTCCGTGGGGCTCAATACGAACTCCACCGCCGTGATCATCGGCGCTATGCTGATCTCGCCGCTGATGGGCCCCATCGTGGGCATGGGCTACGGTGCGGCCGTGCAAGATCTGGGCTTGATCCGCATGGCGGGCAAGAACCTGGCCATCTTCGTGGTCCTGAGTTTGCTGACTTCGGTGCTGTACTTCACGCTCAGCCCGCTTGAGCAACCCCAGTCCGAGCTGATGGCGCGCACTTTCCCCACGCTGTGGGATGTGCTGATCGCCGCTTTCGGCGGCGCGGCTGGCATGGTGGCGGTGACGCGTCGCAGCTACAACAACATCGTGCCGGGCGTGGCGATTGCCACAGCCCTCATGCCCCCGCTTTGTACCGCAGGCTTTGGCATTGCCCATAGCCGCAGGGACATGTTTGGCGGCGCTTTCTACCTGTTCATCATCAACAGCATGTTCATCGGCGCGTCCACCCTGGCGGTGGCCAAGCTGCTGCGCTTGCCGCGCCAGGGTGAACTCGACGAAGTGACGCGCAAGCGTCACCGGCTCATCATCGCGCTGGGCCTGACGGCGGTGCTGGTGCCCAGCGTGTGGATGGGCTATCGCCTGGTGCAGCAAGAGGTGTTTGCCAGTGCAGCGGTCCGCGTGGCTCGGGATCTGGAAGCGGAACCCAACAGCCATGTACTGATGCATGAGGTGGATGCTGGAGCGCGCACGCTGCGCCTGATCGTGGTGGGCCGGACCGACGAAGCCCAGCTGCGCGAACAGGTCAAGCGCCGCATGCTCAACGATGGGCAGGCCGATGTGACGGTGCTGGTGCGTGATGCCGGTGACGATTCGCTCAATGTCGAAAAGCTGCGCAGCGAGCTGCAGGAAGGCGTGAACAAGACGCTGGTCGAGCAGGTCAAGTCCATGGATGCGCAGCTCAAGAGCTTGCAGCAGGATGTGGCACAAGCCAAGGAACAGCCCGCCGTCCGGGCGGTGGATGCCTTGGCGCTGCTCCAGGAAGTGCAAGCCCAGCAGCCGCTGGTCTGCGCGCTGACCCTGGCGCAAGGCGAGCGCTCTGACAACGCGAGCGACGCAGCCCAGCCAAGCACGGTGGTGGTACTGGATGTCGCCAACAACTTAAACACGCACGACCGGGACAGCCTGAGCCGCTGGCTTGGCGTGCGACTAGAAAAAACTGAAGTGCAGTTGATCGAGCGACTGGATTCCCGCTTGCTCAACGCTAGAGATAAAAACCGAAGGAAGCAGACAACATGTTCACCAAAATCCTGATTGCCAACCGCGGCGAAATCGCCTGCCGCGTGATCGCCACTGCCCGCAAGATGGGCATCAAGACCGTGGCCGTGTATTCGGACGCTGACAAGGATGCGCGCCATGTGAAGCTGGCCGACGAGGCCGTGCACATTGGTGCCGCTCCCAGCCGCGAGTCCTACCTAGTGGCGGACCGCATCATTGCGGCTGCCAAGAGCACGGGTGCACAAGCCATTCACCCAGGCTATGGCTTCCTCTCTGAAAACGAAGCTTTTGCCAAGCGCTGCGAAGACGAAGGCATTGCCTTCATCGGCCCCAAGGCCCACTCCATTGCCGCCATGGGCGACAAAATCGCGTCCAAGAAGCTGGCCAATGAAGCCCAGGTCAACACCATTCCCGGCTACAACGACGCCATCGCTGGCCCCGAGCAAGCGGTGGAAATCGCCAAGGGCATTGGCTACCCCGTGATGATCAAGGCTTCGGCCGGCGGCGGCGGCAAGGGCCTGCGGGTGGCGTTCAACGACAAGGAAGCCTTTGAAGGCTTTGCTTCTTGCCAGAACGAGGCGCGCAACAGCTTTGGCGACGACCGCATCTTTATTGAGAAGTTCGTCCAGGAGCCCCGCCACATTGAAATCCAGATTCTGGGCGACAGCCACGGCAACGTGGTGTACCTGAACGAGCGTGAGTGCTCCATTCAGCGTCGTCACCAGAAGGTGATCGAAGAGGCACCAAGCCCCTTCATCAGCGACGAAACCCGCAAAGCCATGGGCGAACAAGCGGTGCAACTGGCCAAGGCCGTGAAGTACCAGTCCGCCGGTACTGTGGAATTTGTGGTCGGCAAGGATCAGGACTTCTACTTCCTCGAAATGAACACGCGTCTGCAGGTGGAACATCCTGTGACCGAGTGCATTACCGGTCTGGATCTGGTCGAGCAGATGATCCGCGTGGCCGCTGGCGAAAAGCTGGCATTTGGTCAGGCCGATGTGAAGCGCGACGGCTGGGCGATTGAGTGCCGTATCAACGCCGAAGACCCGTTCCGCAACTTCCTGCCTTCCACCGGTCGTCTGGTGCGCTTCCAGCCACCAGAGCAGACCATGTGGCAAGGCGACACAGAGCACCTGCAAGGCGTGCGTGTGGACACCGGCGTCTATGACGGCGGCGAGATCCCCATGTTCTACGACTCTATGATCGCCAAGCTCATCGTGCACGGCAAGGACCGCAACGAAGCTATTGCTAAGGCGCGCGAAGCCCTGAACGGTTTTGCCATTCGCGGCATCAGCTCCAATATTCCCTTCCAGGCAGCGCTGCTGGCCCACCCCAAGTTTGTGACGGGTGAGTTCAACACCGGCTTTATCGCTGAGCATTACGCCCACGGCTTCCATGCCGAGGACGTGCCTCACGCCGATCCGGACTTCCTGGTCG harbors:
- a CDS encoding DUF389 domain-containing protein, which translates into the protein MRPNLLFLFDLRKDQQEPSVIDETVRSGAQFGGTNLWVLFFAILIASVGLNTNSTAVIIGAMLISPLMGPIVGMGYGAAVQDLGLIRMAGKNLAIFVVLSLLTSVLYFTLSPLEQPQSELMARTFPTLWDVLIAAFGGAAGMVAVTRRSYNNIVPGVAIATALMPPLCTAGFGIAHSRRDMFGGAFYLFIINSMFIGASTLAVAKLLRLPRQGELDEVTRKRHRLIIALGLTAVLVPSVWMGYRLVQQEVFASAAVRVARDLEAEPNSHVLMHEVDAGARTLRLIVVGRTDEAQLREQVKRRMLNDGQADVTVLVRDAGDDSLNVEKLRSELQEGVNKTLVEQVKSMDAQLKSLQQDVAQAKEQPAVRAVDALALLQEVQAQQPLVCALTLAQGERSDNASDAAQPSTVVVLDVANNLNTHDRDSLSRWLGVRLEKTEVQLIERLDSRLLNARDKNRRKQTTCSPKS
- a CDS encoding acetyl/propionyl/methylcrotonyl-CoA carboxylase subunit alpha, translated to MFTKILIANRGEIACRVIATARKMGIKTVAVYSDADKDARHVKLADEAVHIGAAPSRESYLVADRIIAAAKSTGAQAIHPGYGFLSENEAFAKRCEDEGIAFIGPKAHSIAAMGDKIASKKLANEAQVNTIPGYNDAIAGPEQAVEIAKGIGYPVMIKASAGGGGKGLRVAFNDKEAFEGFASCQNEARNSFGDDRIFIEKFVQEPRHIEIQILGDSHGNVVYLNERECSIQRRHQKVIEEAPSPFISDETRKAMGEQAVQLAKAVKYQSAGTVEFVVGKDQDFYFLEMNTRLQVEHPVTECITGLDLVEQMIRVAAGEKLAFGQADVKRDGWAIECRINAEDPFRNFLPSTGRLVRFQPPEQTMWQGDTEHLQGVRVDTGVYDGGEIPMFYDSMIAKLIVHGKDRNEAIAKAREALNGFAIRGISSNIPFQAALLAHPKFVTGEFNTGFIAEHYAHGFHAEDVPHADPDFLVALAMFRNRRYRARASTITGQMQGHQLQVGQQYTAVVLGAEGNNQYVSGEVTDFDAEARACKVVINGKTYEFRSNADIRDLVVRGVCNGKDFTCQIERGTAKNPLLLRIIHNGTQADVMVLSPKGAEMHKLMPYKAPPDLSKFLLSPMPGLLVDVAVQPGQKVQAGEKLAVIEAMKMENILFAAQDGIVGKISATKGDSLAVDDIILEFE